TCGGCGAGTCCGGGAGCGGCAAGTCCGTGTCCACGCTCGCCCTGGCCAGGCTGATCCCGGTGCCGCCGGGTCGGATCGAGGGGGAGGTCCACTTCGACAGCCAGGAGCTCGTGGCGCTGCCCGAGGACGCCCTGCGCAAGATCCGCGGCAACGGCATCGGCTTCGTGTTCCAGGACCCGATGACATCGCTGAACCCGGTCCACACGATCGGCAAGCAGCTCACCGAAGGGATGCGCCACCACCTCGGGATCACACAGGAGCAGGCTCGGGACCGTGCCGTCGAGCTGCTCGACCTCGTCGGGATCCCCGACGCCGGCAACCGTCTGGGCGACTATCCCCACCAGTTCTCCGGGGGCATGCGTCAGCGGGTGGTGCTCGCGATCGGCCTGTCCTGCGATCCCCAGGTCCTGGTCGCGGACGAGGCCACGACCGCACTCGACGTGACGACGCAGGCGCAGATCGTCGACCTGGTCGGGCGGTTGCAGGACGAGCTCGGCATGGGCGTGATCTGGATCACGCACGACCTCGGCGTCGTCGCGGGCATCGCGGACCGCGTGATGGTGATGTACGCCGGCGAGATCGTGGAGCAGGCGGGAGTCGACGAGCTCTATGGCGCCCCCCGCCACCCCTACACCGTCGGGCTGCTCGGGTCGCTGCCGGTGCTCGGCGAGGAGGATCCCGGTGAGCTGACCACCATCCCGGGCCTGCCTCCCGACCCGACTGCGATGCCACCGGGCTGCGCGTTCTACCCGCGGTGCTCGTTCCGCGACGACGAGCGCTGCGAGGCGCAGCATCCGGACCTGCGCCACATCGGCGAGGGGCACCGCGTCCGCTCCTTCTACCAGGTGCCGGACGAGGTCTCGGCCATGGTCGCCGGACGCGAACAGGTCCGCGAGCTGCCGGAGGCCCAGCGGTGAGCGAGCCCCTCCTCTCGGTGGACGACCTGACCGTCCACTTCCCGGTCCACGGGCCGGGTCTGGTGCGCCGCCGGGCCGGGACCGTGCGCGCGGTCGACGGGGTGTCGTTCGAGGTGCGGCGTGGAGAGACGCTGGGGCTGGTCGGCGAGTCCGGCTGCGGCAAGACGACCACCGGTCTGGCGTTGCTGCGCCTGGTCGAGCCCACCCGCGGCCGGATCGTGTTCGACGGTACGCACGTCACGGACCTCGGGCGCGGTGAGCTGCGGGACCTGCGGCGCCGGATGGCGATGATCTTCCAGGACCCCTATGCCTCCCTGGATCCGCGCATGTCCATCGGCGACAACGTCCGCGAGGCGCTGGTCATCCACGGCCTCCACGCCGGCCGCCGGCGCGAGCGCGTGGCCGAGTTGCTGGAACTGGTCGGCCTCAACCCCGACTACGTCGACCGTTACCCCCACGAGTTCTCCGGCGGGCAACGCCAGCGCGTCGGGATCGCGCGGGCACTGGCGGTGGAGCCCGACTTCATCGTCGCCGACGAGCCGATCGCGGCACTCGATGTCTCGATCCAGGCCCAGGTGATGAACCTGCTGAAACGCTTGCAGCGGGAGCTGGACCTGACCTACCTGCTCATCGCACACGATCTCGCCGCGGTCCAGCACCTCTCCGACCGCATCGCCGTCATGTACCTCGGCCGGATCGTCGAGGTCGCCAACCGTCGGGACGTCCACCGCGACCCGCAGCACCCCTACACCCGGGCGCTGCTCTCGGCGATCCCTGTACCCAGCCCGGCTCGGGAACGCGAGCGGCGGCGGATCCTGCTGCACGGCGAGCTGCCCAGCCCCCAGGACCCGCCTTCCGGGTGCAACTTCCGGACCCGCTGCCCGGAGGTGTTCGAGCCCTGCGACCGCGTCGACCCGGCTCTCCAGGAGCTCTCCCGTGGCCACCGCTGTGCCTGCCATCTCCACGGCGTGGTCGGCCAGGAGGTCGAGCCGTCGGCCCACCCCGACGCCGGGACGGCCTCCGCGTCAACCGGCTGACCCCAACCGCCGCACCCGGCCGCCAGCGCCCCGCTGGGTCAGGTACAGCTCGCCGTCGGGTCCGAGCCCGAACGACGTCACCCCCTCGATCGGCCCGACCTGCTCGGTCCAGTCGCGCTCGTCGGTGATCGCCCCGGCCCCCGCACCTCCCGCGGAATCGAACCCGAAGCTGCGCAGGAACCCCGCGCAGTGGTCGGCGTAGAAGTAGTGGTCCTCCAGGCCCGCGATCGCGGTTCCCGGACGACCCCGCAGAACCCTCGGATACATGACACCATCAGAGGAGTTGGCAGAGGCTGTTGCAGCCACCCATCGAGCGCGCACCGCAACGATCTTCGTGAGGCTGCAGGCCTGTGCGACCCTGGTGAAGAGGTCGGCGGCGCCGGCCAGGCGCACGTCACCCGGATCGACGGCACTGGCGAGCACCCGCCGACCGGCGAGCACCTCGGTCAGCGTTGAAGGGCTCCGAAGGACCCCGTGATCTGCGCTCATCGTCTCGAAAGCGGGTAGGCCCGCAAGGGTCTCGAGGGTTCGGATCCCTCTCCCTCCGCTTCCAAGTCCCAGGTCAGGCGCTGCGGTTGCCCTTCGGTGCAACGTGGCCGACCCGCAGGTCTGGCTGTGGAGCCGGGCCGTCACGGCCCACCGTTCGTAGGATGCGGCCATGTCCCAACTCCGCACGCACGACGAGTTCGGGACGCCGCGGGAGGCGGCAGCACGACCGCAGACGCGCGACGACGTCGTGGAGAGGCACGGGCCCGGCCTCGATGGGCTCGATCTGCCGCCTGTGGACGTCGCTCCGGCGGCGCGAGCGCCCCAGTCGCCGCCAGAGGTCGTGCTGGCTCTCCAGCGCCGGGCGGGGAACCGAGCCGCCGCGGAGTGGGTGCAGCGCAACGCGCGATCGCCGCGCGGTGAGCCGCTGCCCGTGACGGCGGATGGCGCGCATCGTGTCCTCGGCGAAGCGGCAACCGCTGTCCGGGTCCACCGCGATTCTCCGATCGCGGAGAACCCGGACGCGCTCGCGCGCACGGAGGGCTTCGACATCCATCTCGCCCCGGGCGCGCCCGGGCCGGAGACCACCGGGGGCCAGGTCATCCTCGCCCACGAGGCGGCGCACGTCGTCCAGCAGACGCGACCGGGGCCGCGCGTGCAGCGGGCCGCCGCGGAACGCGAAGCCGACGAGGCGGCCGAGGCCGCGCTCGACGGTGGGCCTGTGCCGGACCTGAAATCCGCCCGGGGGCCCCACTACTTCGAGGCGCGGTGGCACCAGGCCACGCTCACGAACGCCATGGAGCTCGCCGGCTTCAGCGACGAGGAGCAACAGGAGGCTTACTTCGCCAACTGGTGCCGGGATGTGTCGCAGCTCATGGTGCCGCCCGCCCGGAAGTACCTCGGCCCCCAGAACATCATGACGCTGCTCAACGTCATGGCGCAGATGAAGTTCGGCCGCGGTGTGACGCCCGAGGACCTCGGGCAGTACAGCCGCCGCGAGCACATCGACGCCCCCGCGGGCACGACGAACGACGACGTGATCGGCAAGGCGCTGAAAATCGAGGGCCGGGGCCGGCTGCCACTCGAAGGCGGACCCGAGCACAAAGGCTCGCCGACCGAGTCCGAGGACCTCTCATCGGCCAACATCGCCAACCTGATGCGTCTCGACGCCTCTGGGACGCCCGCCTACATCTACAGCTCGAAGGACTACATCCTCGAACAGGCCCGTGCGGCCCTCGCGGCGGGCCGCACGCCGACGGGCCTGGCCCATCTCGGCAACCTCTCCCACACCGTGCAGGACCTCTTCGCGCACTCGAACTGGGTGGAGATGGCCGTGGGCAAGCTCATCGAGGAGGATAAGGTGGTCCTCGACCTGGCCGGGCCCGGCCCGGAGGCCGAGGCCGCCCGCGAGGTGAAGCGGCGGCGCGATGCCGGTCTGCCGGCCATCGAGACCTACGCCGGCGAGGTCCAGACCGCTGCCGGTGACACCCGACCGATCCTCACGACCGGGACGTTCTCGGGCAGCCTGGGTGACCCCGGCCATGACACGCTCATCTCCATCCGGCACGAGGCGCGCAACTTCCTGGACCAGCACAACCCGTTCGCGCCCGGAGGCTCCGACACCGCGTACTTCGATCTCGCCATCGAGCTGCTGCGGCGTGCTGAGACCTCGGCGCAGGAGGGCAGCCTCGGCGAGATCGTCATCCAGTCGGTGGAGGCCATCGCCAGCAACGCGGCCATCACCCGGAGGGTCGAGGATGTGGCTCACGATCTCGAGCGGGGGGCGCGCTCGCTCGGCGGTGCCGGACGCCTGGGCGACATCTTGGCCGGAGGCGCCCGCCTGGTCGGCGGGGCAGCGCAGTCGGCGGTCGGCTGGGCCGGGGACGCGTGGAAGGACGGTCTGCGTCGGGCGGCCACGACGATCGTCAACCGCGTCCTCGGCAACGCCACGCTGGTAGATGTCGCCGAGTTCGTGCTCAAGGGCAGGGGCGCGATCGGGACCGCGTGGAACGGGGTGAAGCAGTTCGTGGAGGGGCTGCCGGACCGCGTGCGCGACATCATCATGCCGCAGCTCGTCAAGGCCGAGGAGGCCCTCAAGAAGAAGTACCGCCAGCTCGGCCAGGCCGCCTGGCAGACCGCCGTCGGCAAGTTCATGGAGGCGCTCGGCGAGGTCGCGCCTCACGCAGCGGAGCGCGAGAGCCCCGTCTTCAAGAAGGTCGAACGGCTCCGTAACGAGGTCCTACCAAAACTGCGCGAGGACATGGCGAACGCCATCCGCCGCGTCTCGAGCGGCCCGGAGGCGGAGCGGGCGATCGCCCTGATCGAGAAGCGCCCGCTCGGCGAGATCATCCCCTACCTCCAGGGGGCGGGCTTCCAGCAGCTCCTCCGCGGCCTCGACCGCGTCGAGCAGCGACGGCTCATGGAGACCGGCGAGAACTTCAGCGAGCTGAACGAGCGGATCCAGCAGTTCGACAACCTGCCAGAGTGGGCCAAACCGGGCCCGTCGCACTCCCAGCTGGCCAAGGACCACGCGTCGTCGCCGTTCTTCGGGGCCGCCTTCGCGGCGGCCAACCAAGCGGACACGCTGCTGGTCCAGGCGCTCCAGCAAGCGTGGGCGGCTCGAGGTCAGACCGGGCCAGCTGCCGGCCTCGGCGGCGACGTCGGTGAGCTGCGTGAGGAGCGCGAGCGGCCCGGCGAACCCGCCGTCGAACGGGCCGAGGAGCGGGAAGGCGAGAGCGACCTCGCCCGGCAGCGACGCACGCACTTCCTCCAGACCCGGCAGGCCGGCCAGCGCGTGCTGGCCATGGGGCACGGCGAGATCGCGCTGCCGGTGCAGGCGCTCGTCGAGGCGGCCGACGCGCTCTGGAACCTCCAGACCCAGCGCCCCGTCGTCGGCCCCGTCGTCCGCGGCCTGGTCGCGCTGCTGCGCGAGGCGGCGCCTTCGGCGCAGCTGCTCGCCGAGATCGCGCGGGTTCGGCGCTGGCTCCAGACCCAGGGCGACGACGAGCTCACCCGCCTCCTCTCGGGCGACCTGTCCCGCATCGAGCAGATCGTGCGGAGCAGCCTCACACCGGACTGTGAGCCGGGTGAGACCAGCG
The nucleotide sequence above comes from Actinomycetota bacterium. Encoded proteins:
- a CDS encoding ABC transporter ATP-binding protein; the encoded protein is MSDPVLSVRDLHVRFGTRRGTAHVVRGATYDLHAGETLALVGESGSGKSVSTLALARLIPVPPGRIEGEVHFDSQELVALPEDALRKIRGNGIGFVFQDPMTSLNPVHTIGKQLTEGMRHHLGITQEQARDRAVELLDLVGIPDAGNRLGDYPHQFSGGMRQRVVLAIGLSCDPQVLVADEATTALDVTTQAQIVDLVGRLQDELGMGVIWITHDLGVVAGIADRVMVMYAGEIVEQAGVDELYGAPRHPYTVGLLGSLPVLGEEDPGELTTIPGLPPDPTAMPPGCAFYPRCSFRDDERCEAQHPDLRHIGEGHRVRSFYQVPDEVSAMVAGREQVRELPEAQR
- a CDS encoding ABC transporter ATP-binding protein, producing MSEPLLSVDDLTVHFPVHGPGLVRRRAGTVRAVDGVSFEVRRGETLGLVGESGCGKTTTGLALLRLVEPTRGRIVFDGTHVTDLGRGELRDLRRRMAMIFQDPYASLDPRMSIGDNVREALVIHGLHAGRRRERVAELLELVGLNPDYVDRYPHEFSGGQRQRVGIARALAVEPDFIVADEPIAALDVSIQAQVMNLLKRLQRELDLTYLLIAHDLAAVQHLSDRIAVMYLGRIVEVANRRDVHRDPQHPYTRALLSAIPVPSPARERERRRILLHGELPSPQDPPSGCNFRTRCPEVFEPCDRVDPALQELSRGHRCACHLHGVVGQEVEPSAHPDAGTASASTG
- a CDS encoding DUF4157 domain-containing protein; the encoded protein is MSQLRTHDEFGTPREAAARPQTRDDVVERHGPGLDGLDLPPVDVAPAARAPQSPPEVVLALQRRAGNRAAAEWVQRNARSPRGEPLPVTADGAHRVLGEAATAVRVHRDSPIAENPDALARTEGFDIHLAPGAPGPETTGGQVILAHEAAHVVQQTRPGPRVQRAAAEREADEAAEAALDGGPVPDLKSARGPHYFEARWHQATLTNAMELAGFSDEEQQEAYFANWCRDVSQLMVPPARKYLGPQNIMTLLNVMAQMKFGRGVTPEDLGQYSRREHIDAPAGTTNDDVIGKALKIEGRGRLPLEGGPEHKGSPTESEDLSSANIANLMRLDASGTPAYIYSSKDYILEQARAALAAGRTPTGLAHLGNLSHTVQDLFAHSNWVEMAVGKLIEEDKVVLDLAGPGPEAEAAREVKRRRDAGLPAIETYAGEVQTAAGDTRPILTTGTFSGSLGDPGHDTLISIRHEARNFLDQHNPFAPGGSDTAYFDLAIELLRRAETSAQEGSLGEIVIQSVEAIASNAAITRRVEDVAHDLERGARSLGGAGRLGDILAGGARLVGGAAQSAVGWAGDAWKDGLRRAATTIVNRVLGNATLVDVAEFVLKGRGAIGTAWNGVKQFVEGLPDRVRDIIMPQLVKAEEALKKKYRQLGQAAWQTAVGKFMEALGEVAPHAAERESPVFKKVERLRNEVLPKLREDMANAIRRVSSGPEAERAIALIEKRPLGEIIPYLQGAGFQQLLRGLDRVEQRRLMETGENFSELNERIQQFDNLPEWAKPGPSHSQLAKDHASSPFFGAAFAAANQADTLLVQALQQAWAARGQTGPAAGLGGDVGELREERERPGEPAVERAEEREGESDLARQRRTHFLQTRQAGQRVLAMGHGEIALPVQALVEAADALWNLQTQRPVVGPVVRGLVALLREAAPSAQLLAEIARVRRWLQTQGDDELTRLLSGDLSRIEQIVRSSLTPDCEPGETSAQHNVHAGMHQPGETPERHAQHAGVCTPGETAADHAAHAASVHPGETLVQHAAHAGTPAGETPAQHMAHAGPPCPGETPEQHTAHTHAPVTPAHYREQIDQVNRFRGPSREIVLPDGKRAQAGAVRLSDCDPSKGPEQRGSCQSMGADEVARRDALTEAEGDPARRLEMQIDRIFGHPYDSTWWRGTLTNWANEHKAVLARYILERNSGQIESHAH